A window of Bradyrhizobium sp. AZCC 1610 contains these coding sequences:
- a CDS encoding DoxX family protein, which produces MYFIVNLLILLPAQIASYFSWAGPLIMRVIVGYTFMLSGWGKLTHLEQVTENFVGWGIPFPNILTPFVSGVEFFGGAMLILGLFTRIPAAMLAVVMVVAIKAAKWSDVDSLETLLGFEEAAYFAGFMWLAIAGPGAASLDRLLVNATGHREKST; this is translated from the coding sequence ATGTATTTCATCGTCAATCTGCTCATCCTGCTGCCCGCGCAGATCGCATCGTATTTTTCCTGGGCCGGGCCGCTGATCATGCGGGTCATCGTCGGCTACACCTTCATGCTGTCCGGCTGGGGCAAGCTGACCCATCTCGAGCAGGTAACCGAGAACTTTGTCGGGTGGGGCATTCCATTCCCGAACATCCTCACCCCTTTCGTATCCGGCGTCGAATTCTTCGGCGGCGCCATGCTGATCCTCGGCCTGTTCACGCGAATTCCGGCCGCGATGCTGGCGGTGGTCATGGTCGTTGCCATCAAGGCGGCGAAATGGAGCGACGTCGATTCACTGGAAACGCTGCTCGGCTTCGAGGAGGCGGCCTACTTCGCGGGCTTCATGTGGCTCGCGATCGCCGGCCCCGGCGCGGCGTCGCTGGACCGGCTGCTGGTGAATGCGACCGGGCATCGCGAGAAGTCGACCTGA
- the bufA2 gene encoding BufA2 family periplasmic bufferin-type metallophore — protein MKLTSKSGAALAAAAATLFLAGTTVSTVTYAAGEGKCVGANACKGQSACKGGANACKGQNACKGQGFSAMTKEKCDAAKGKYMPS, from the coding sequence ATGAAGCTAACATCCAAGTCCGGCGCCGCGCTGGCCGCCGCCGCTGCCACTCTGTTCCTGGCCGGCACCACCGTGTCGACCGTGACCTACGCTGCCGGCGAGGGTAAGTGCGTCGGCGCAAATGCCTGCAAGGGCCAGAGTGCATGCAAGGGCGGCGCAAATGCCTGCAAGGGCCAGAACGCCTGCAAGGGCCAGGGCTTCTCGGCCATGACCAAGGAGAAGTGCGACGCCGCCAAGGGTAAGTATATGCC
- a CDS encoding cytochrome c biogenesis CcdA family protein, whose translation MHDVSIPAALIAGLVSFLSPCVLPLVPPYLIYLTGATIEHVANDGPTQTSKRAVMASALMFVLGFSTVFVALGASASLIGGLIRAWSAELSILAGIVIIIMGLHFLGLTRIGLLMREGRMPMPKPVGLWGAYAMGLAFAFGWTPCIGPILAAILSIAAAEATVTKGAGLLAVYSAGLGIPFLLAAFMVEQFSSLFARMKRHLSKVEHAMGILMVITGIGFLTGSVTSISIWLLETFPALQNFG comes from the coding sequence ATGCACGATGTTTCCATCCCGGCGGCCCTGATTGCCGGTCTCGTCAGCTTCCTGTCGCCCTGCGTGCTGCCGCTGGTGCCGCCTTATCTGATCTATCTCACCGGCGCGACCATCGAGCATGTCGCCAATGACGGACCGACGCAGACCTCCAAGCGCGCGGTGATGGCTTCGGCGCTGATGTTCGTGCTCGGATTCTCCACCGTCTTTGTAGCGCTCGGCGCCAGCGCCTCCCTGATCGGCGGCCTGATCCGCGCCTGGTCGGCAGAGCTCTCGATCCTGGCCGGCATCGTGATCATCATCATGGGCCTGCATTTCCTCGGCCTGACCCGGATCGGGCTGTTGATGCGCGAGGGCCGGATGCCGATGCCGAAGCCGGTCGGCCTGTGGGGCGCCTATGCCATGGGGCTCGCCTTCGCCTTCGGCTGGACCCCCTGCATCGGCCCGATTCTGGCGGCGATCCTGTCGATTGCGGCGGCTGAGGCTACCGTCACCAAGGGCGCCGGGCTGCTCGCGGTCTATTCCGCCGGGCTCGGAATCCCGTTCCTGCTGGCAGCCTTCATGGTCGAGCAGTTCTCCTCGCTGTTCGCGCGGATGAAGCGGCATTTGAGCAAGGTCGAGCACGCCATGGGCATCCTGATGGTAATCACAGGCATCGGCTTCCTGACCGGCTCCGTCACCAGCATCAGCATCTGGCTGCTGGAGACTTTCCCCGCACTTCAAAATTTCGGTTAG
- a CDS encoding adenylate/guanylate cyclase domain-containing protein has translation MRLGIRTAISALVLTSIVVSAVGVHLLWWRTAHQVSQTLANTINDQIVSAVGDELQSVTTEARSSMLAVRTLLAEKVFEPRDTRKREVVFRSQLLSQPTISWVAFGWPDGSFFAGHKAGDGVIEMLEITPDRKMRTDRYEFVGNDLQLKKSHVEDTKYSVTDQEWFRTAIETNDELWATFTTHPKGERLAAAFAAPIDIDQKPAGVIAIIIELTRVSNFLSQLTVGKSAGAFILERNGKVVAAPDPNANEAVALKTDHPLFPIAVEAIRNASAYEPGEGQPFNTKVTRDGKAYQAVLTPISFPGWSLVTVVPESEFLGPVQMTIRNLLIGLAVLIVFAGLLSAWLAQRLIAAPLIKVVNEIRHVERFDLDKVQRHPSRLTEIGNLSGAIGDMAQGLAAFRKYIPADLVKRLISDGNGARLGGAVRPMSVMFIDLAGFTGMSERLGDRIIPLLSRYFDSVSAEIQRHNGTIDKFIGDAVMAFWGAPSPNPDHAVDCCRAALACRRAVEEGGLVDDHGESVKIRIGINSGDMLVGNIGSEVRLNYTVIGDAVNIASRLESTNKAYGSTIIIGPETRRLAGKSIVVRELDRLAVYGRAGGLQIYELLGMADEFGAPAWVASYESGLGAFRARDFKAAIAAFEIVLKIRDDAASSAMIERCRQQLENPAGEDWDGTTVARSK, from the coding sequence ATGCGCCTCGGCATCCGCACCGCCATTTCCGCCCTCGTGCTGACGTCCATCGTCGTCAGCGCCGTCGGCGTGCACTTGCTGTGGTGGCGCACCGCCCATCAGGTCAGCCAGACGCTGGCCAACACCATCAATGACCAGATCGTATCCGCGGTCGGCGACGAACTACAGTCGGTCACGACGGAGGCACGGTCGTCCATGTTGGCGGTGCGGACGCTGCTGGCCGAGAAAGTGTTCGAGCCGCGCGATACCAGGAAACGCGAAGTCGTTTTCCGGTCGCAATTGTTGTCGCAGCCGACCATCTCCTGGGTGGCGTTCGGATGGCCCGATGGATCGTTCTTTGCTGGGCACAAGGCCGGCGATGGCGTCATCGAAATGCTGGAGATCACCCCGGATCGCAAGATGCGTACCGACCGGTATGAATTCGTCGGCAACGATCTTCAGCTCAAGAAAAGCCATGTCGAGGACACAAAATATTCCGTCACCGATCAGGAATGGTTTCGCACCGCCATCGAAACCAACGACGAACTCTGGGCGACCTTCACGACGCATCCCAAGGGCGAGCGGCTGGCGGCCGCCTTCGCGGCTCCGATCGATATCGACCAGAAGCCCGCCGGCGTCATCGCCATCATCATCGAACTGACGCGGGTGTCGAATTTCCTGTCGCAGCTCACGGTCGGAAAATCGGCCGGTGCCTTCATCCTCGAACGGAACGGCAAGGTGGTCGCCGCCCCCGATCCGAATGCCAACGAGGCAGTGGCGCTGAAAACCGATCATCCGCTGTTTCCCATCGCGGTCGAGGCGATCCGGAACGCCAGCGCGTACGAACCGGGCGAGGGGCAGCCGTTCAATACGAAGGTGACGCGCGACGGCAAGGCCTATCAGGCGGTGCTGACGCCGATTTCGTTTCCGGGCTGGTCGCTGGTGACGGTGGTGCCGGAATCGGAATTTCTCGGCCCGGTGCAGATGACGATCCGGAATTTGCTGATCGGGCTCGCGGTGTTGATCGTTTTCGCGGGACTTTTGTCGGCATGGCTCGCGCAGCGCCTGATCGCCGCGCCGCTGATCAAGGTGGTCAACGAGATCAGGCATGTCGAGCGTTTTGACCTCGACAAGGTGCAGCGGCATCCGTCTCGATTGACCGAGATCGGGAATCTCTCCGGCGCGATCGGCGACATGGCGCAGGGGCTTGCGGCGTTCCGGAAATACATTCCGGCCGACCTGGTGAAGCGGCTGATCAGCGACGGCAACGGCGCGCGCCTTGGCGGCGCGGTCCGGCCGATGAGCGTGATGTTCATCGATCTCGCCGGCTTCACCGGCATGTCGGAGCGGCTCGGCGACCGAATCATTCCGCTGCTGTCGCGTTATTTCGACAGCGTCTCGGCGGAAATTCAGCGCCACAATGGCACCATCGACAAATTCATCGGCGATGCCGTGATGGCGTTCTGGGGCGCGCCGTCGCCCAATCCGGATCATGCCGTCGATTGCTGCCGGGCGGCCCTGGCGTGCCGGCGCGCGGTGGAGGAGGGGGGTCTCGTCGACGACCACGGCGAGAGCGTCAAGATTCGCATCGGCATCAATTCCGGCGACATGCTGGTCGGCAATATCGGATCGGAAGTGCGGCTGAACTACACCGTGATCGGCGACGCCGTGAACATTGCAAGCCGGCTGGAGAGCACCAACAAGGCGTACGGCTCCACGATCATCATCGGCCCCGAAACGCGCCGGCTGGCGGGGAAAAGCATCGTGGTTCGCGAACTCGACCGGCTGGCGGTCTATGGCCGCGCCGGCGGACTGCAGATCTATGAATTGCTTGGTATGGCCGACGAGTTCGGCGCACCCGCCTGGGTGGCTTCGTATGAATCCGGCCTGGGCGCCTTCCGCGCGCGTGATTTCAAGGCAGCGATCGCTGCGTTCGAGATCGTGCTGAAAATTCGTGACGATGCAGCGTCATCGGCGATGATCGAACGCTGCCGGCAGCAGCTCGAGAATCCCGCCGGCGAAGATTGGGACGGCACGACGGTCGCACGATCCAAGTAG
- a CDS encoding thioredoxin domain-containing protein, which translates to MKLVRLAAFALAALAASPSFASDGPKWSEWSDDLFTRAQAEQRFVILDLEAVWCHWCHVMEKTTYANPEVRELLAAKYLPVRVDQDANPDLSSRYGDWGWPATIVFGPDGTEIAKIRGYIEPERMQALLKAIIDDPSPGPSVGEAFEVKPTTSAFLDKERRAALTRNVDESYEEKLGGWGENQKYIDADSMDLAITRAEAGDAMAIKRARQTLDAAVALIDPVWGGVYQYSEGGSWTRAHFEKIMSFQAQYLRQYSQAYALWKDPKYLAAARNIERYLANFLTSPDGAFYVSQDADLDHDTDGHKYYALPDGERRKRGMPRIDKNLYARENGWAISGLSAFYNVTNDPKVLAIAERAAKWVIDNRALPDGGFRHGEKDRGGPFLGDTLSMGQAFLDLYAATGNRDWLTSAAKAGDFVATFRDEAGGFVTSKTAEGKTGVLAKPAKLIDDQVQVARFMNLLNRYFGNENYREQAAHAMRYLISASAGVMRPLPGILLADEELAIEPTHMTIVGHKDDARAKTLHALARALPARYKRLEWLDLREGKLPNPDVEYPDLGEPAAFACSNRICSFPSFNAEELRATVAQMARLKPVRG; encoded by the coding sequence ATGAAACTCGTCCGCCTTGCCGCCTTCGCCCTCGCCGCGCTTGCCGCATCGCCGTCGTTTGCTTCAGACGGGCCCAAATGGAGCGAATGGAGCGACGACCTGTTCACCCGCGCGCAGGCCGAGCAGCGCTTCGTCATTCTCGATCTCGAGGCGGTGTGGTGCCACTGGTGCCACGTCATGGAGAAGACGACCTACGCCAATCCCGAGGTCAGGGAATTGCTGGCCGCGAAATATCTGCCGGTGCGGGTCGATCAGGACGCCAACCCCGATCTGTCGAGCCGCTATGGCGACTGGGGCTGGCCGGCGACCATCGTGTTCGGCCCCGACGGCACCGAGATCGCCAAGATCAGGGGATATATCGAGCCGGAACGGATGCAGGCGCTGCTCAAGGCCATCATCGACGATCCTTCGCCGGGACCGTCGGTCGGCGAAGCCTTTGAGGTAAAGCCGACGACCTCCGCCTTCCTCGACAAGGAACGGCGCGCCGCATTGACCAGGAATGTCGACGAATCCTACGAGGAAAAACTCGGCGGTTGGGGCGAGAACCAGAAATACATCGACGCCGACAGCATGGATCTTGCGATCACGCGCGCCGAGGCCGGCGATGCCATGGCGATCAAGCGCGCCCGGCAGACTTTGGATGCCGCTGTCGCGCTGATCGATCCGGTGTGGGGCGGCGTGTACCAGTATTCCGAAGGCGGCTCCTGGACCCGCGCGCATTTCGAAAAGATCATGTCGTTCCAGGCGCAATATCTCCGGCAGTACAGTCAGGCCTATGCGCTGTGGAAGGATCCAAAATATCTTGCCGCTGCACGCAACATCGAACGCTATCTCGCGAATTTTCTGACGAGCCCCGACGGCGCGTTCTATGTCAGCCAGGACGCCGATCTCGATCACGATACCGACGGGCACAAATACTACGCGCTGCCGGACGGCGAGCGCCGCAAACGAGGCATGCCGCGCATCGACAAGAATTTATACGCGCGCGAAAATGGCTGGGCGATCTCGGGGCTTTCGGCTTTCTATAACGTCACCAACGATCCCAAAGTGCTGGCGATCGCAGAACGCGCGGCGAAATGGGTGATCGACAACCGCGCACTGCCGGATGGCGGCTTCCGTCACGGCGAGAAAGATCGCGGCGGACCATTTCTGGGCGATACGCTCTCGATGGGTCAGGCCTTCCTCGATCTCTATGCCGCCACGGGAAATCGCGACTGGCTCACCTCGGCCGCCAAGGCCGGCGATTTCGTCGCGACCTTCCGCGATGAGGCCGGCGGCTTCGTGACCTCGAAGACCGCGGAAGGCAAGACCGGCGTGCTCGCAAAACCCGCCAAGCTGATTGACGACCAGGTGCAGGTCGCAAGGTTCATGAACCTGCTCAACCGCTACTTCGGCAACGAGAACTATCGCGAGCAGGCCGCGCACGCGATGCGCTATCTCATCAGCGCCTCGGCCGGGGTGATGCGTCCGCTGCCCGGCATTTTGCTCGCCGACGAAGAGCTCGCTATCGAGCCCACCCACATGACAATCGTCGGACACAAGGACGATGCCCGCGCGAAAACCTTGCATGCCCTGGCCCGCGCGCTGCCGGCCCGCTACAAGCGCCTGGAGTGGCTGGATCTGCGCGAGGGAAAATTACCCAACCCCGACGTCGAATATCCTGACCTCGGCGAACCCGCGGCGTTCGCCTGCAGCAACCGCATTTGCTCGTTTCCCTCCTTCAATGCCGAGGAGTTGCGGGCCACCGTTGCGCAGATGGCCAGGCTGAAACCTGTGCGGGGTTAG
- a CDS encoding hydroxyacid dehydrogenase, translating to MKILLTHTPQSRAQYYGERSLSGLQAIAQVKLHESNDALGAAGLIEAARDVDIIVADRLTAGQGAIFPALPNLRAFVRCAVDIRNIDVDAASAAGVLVTRAGPGFVRSVAELALGFMVDLSRGVSRATADFHAARKPEVIMGRQLAGSRLGIIGYGSIGRYLAQIAKVLDMEILIADPFATVSEQGLQHVPLDDLLARADYVVCLAVANEQTENLIGPAALARMQRHAFFINLSRGNLVDEAALSAALRENRIAGAAMDVGRAPDQMPTPELAKLPNVIATPHIGGLTPPAIESQSLETVRQVEAIIAGEVPVGAVNADRWKRRA from the coding sequence TTGAAGATCCTGCTGACCCATACACCGCAGTCTCGCGCCCAGTATTACGGCGAACGCAGCCTCAGCGGGCTGCAAGCCATCGCGCAGGTCAAGCTGCATGAATCGAACGACGCGCTCGGCGCCGCCGGCCTGATCGAGGCCGCGCGCGACGTCGACATCATCGTGGCCGACCGGCTCACGGCGGGGCAGGGCGCGATATTTCCAGCGCTGCCGAACTTGCGCGCCTTCGTTCGCTGCGCGGTCGATATCCGCAACATCGATGTCGATGCGGCGTCCGCGGCCGGCGTCCTGGTCACGCGGGCGGGGCCGGGCTTCGTGCGATCGGTCGCCGAACTGGCGCTCGGCTTCATGGTCGATCTGTCGCGCGGCGTGTCCCGCGCGACCGCCGACTTTCATGCAGCGCGCAAGCCCGAGGTCATCATGGGCCGGCAACTGGCCGGCAGCCGCCTCGGCATTATCGGTTATGGCAGCATTGGCCGCTACCTGGCGCAGATCGCCAAGGTGTTGGACATGGAAATTCTGATTGCCGATCCCTTTGCGACCGTGAGCGAACAGGGTCTCCAGCATGTGCCGCTCGACGATCTGCTGGCGCGCGCCGACTACGTCGTCTGTCTCGCGGTTGCCAACGAGCAAACCGAAAACCTGATCGGGCCGGCGGCGCTGGCGCGCATGCAGAGGCACGCCTTCTTCATCAACCTGTCGCGCGGCAATCTCGTCGACGAGGCGGCATTGTCGGCGGCGCTCAGGGAAAACCGCATCGCCGGCGCCGCGATGGATGTCGGCCGCGCGCCGGACCAGATGCCGACGCCGGAGCTGGCAAAGCTCCCGAACGTCATCGCCACGCCGCATATCGGCGGCCTGACGCCCCCGGCGATCGAGAGCCAGTCGCTGGAAACGGTGCGGCAGGTGGAGGCCATTATCGCAGGCGAGGTGCCGGTCGGCGCGGTCAATGCGGATCGTTGGAAGCGGCGGGCTTGA
- a CDS encoding MFS transporter codes for MRLPFFYGWLIVAVTFVTMAIGVNARTAFSLFFPPIISEFGWERGVTAGAFSFGFVVSGAVSPLIGRMMDRFGPRGVMELGVALMGGGLLLAPLTTQPWHLYLTIGVLVGAGSVCLGYSGQSLFLPNWFIRRRGLAMGLAFAGVGIGSVTLLPWVQHLIEQTGWRTACTAMGILVLAVLAPINLLLRKRPEDIGLRPDGDAAPSATSPAPRSNVVDPVWAATDWTLRRALRTARFWWISLGYFCGLYVWYAVQVHQTKYLLDIGFSANVAVWALGVVSLLGIPGQIWLGHLSDRIGREWIWAISCAGFAICFAALIALKFAPVLPLVYLMIFTQGVLGYGLTSVMGAVVLEIFQGKQYGSIFGTIMLAALAGGAGGPWATGLLYDLSGSYTSAFAIGIAVSMLSAVAIWRASPRKVRAVAGQMHKNQIKSEAG; via the coding sequence ATGCGTCTTCCCTTCTTCTATGGCTGGCTGATCGTTGCGGTGACGTTCGTCACCATGGCGATCGGCGTCAATGCCAGGACCGCATTCTCGCTGTTCTTTCCGCCGATCATTTCCGAGTTCGGATGGGAGCGCGGCGTCACCGCGGGCGCGTTTTCCTTTGGCTTTGTGGTATCGGGTGCCGTCAGTCCGCTGATCGGGCGTATGATGGATCGCTTCGGGCCGCGCGGGGTGATGGAGCTCGGCGTCGCGCTGATGGGCGGCGGGCTGTTGCTCGCGCCGCTTACGACGCAGCCCTGGCATCTCTATCTCACGATCGGCGTGCTGGTCGGCGCGGGGAGCGTGTGCCTCGGCTACTCCGGCCAATCGCTGTTTCTGCCGAACTGGTTCATTCGCCGCCGCGGGCTCGCCATGGGGCTCGCCTTTGCCGGCGTCGGCATCGGCTCGGTGACCTTGCTGCCATGGGTGCAGCATCTGATCGAGCAGACCGGCTGGCGCACCGCCTGCACCGCGATGGGCATTCTCGTATTGGCCGTGCTCGCGCCGATCAATCTTTTGCTGCGAAAACGGCCCGAGGATATCGGGCTGCGGCCGGATGGCGATGCGGCGCCGTCGGCAACATCGCCCGCACCTCGCTCGAACGTTGTCGATCCCGTATGGGCCGCCACCGACTGGACACTGCGCCGGGCGTTGCGTACCGCGCGATTCTGGTGGATCTCGCTCGGTTACTTCTGTGGCCTGTACGTCTGGTACGCGGTGCAGGTGCACCAGACCAAATACCTACTCGACATCGGTTTCAGTGCGAACGTCGCGGTGTGGGCGCTCGGCGTCGTCAGCCTGCTCGGCATTCCCGGCCAGATCTGGCTCGGACATCTTTCCGACCGGATCGGGCGCGAATGGATCTGGGCCATCAGTTGCGCCGGCTTTGCGATCTGTTTCGCGGCGCTGATCGCCTTGAAATTCGCGCCGGTATTGCCGCTGGTCTATCTCATGATCTTCACGCAAGGCGTGCTCGGCTACGGCCTGACCTCGGTCATGGGCGCGGTGGTGCTGGAGATCTTTCAGGGCAAGCAATATGGCAGCATTTTCGGCACCATCATGCTGGCGGCGCTGGCCGGCGGCGCTGGAGGCCCGTGGGCGACCGGGCTGCTGTACGATCTTTCAGGCAGCTATACATCAGCCTTTGCGATCGGCATTGCCGTCAGCATGTTGTCGGCGGTTGCGATCTGGCGGGCGTCGCCGCGCAAGGTGAGGGCGGTTGCGGGACAAATGCACAAAAACCAGATCAAGAGCGAGGCGGGCTAG
- the bufA2 gene encoding BufA2 family periplasmic bufferin-type metallophore translates to MKLNSKSGATLAAAAATLFLAGSVVSTVSTSANAAAGKCMAGNACKGQSACKGGANACKGQNACKGTGFSMASEKECAAKGAKFVKG, encoded by the coding sequence ATGAAGTTGAATTCCAAATCCGGTGCGACGCTCGCCGCTGCCGCCGCCACCCTGTTCCTCGCCGGCTCGGTGGTGTCGACGGTGTCGACATCAGCGAACGCCGCCGCGGGCAAGTGCATGGCCGGTAACGCCTGCAAGGGCCAGAGCGCCTGCAAGGGCGGAGCCAATGCCTGCAAGGGCCAGAACGCCTGCAAGGGCACCGGCTTCTCGATGGCTTCCGAAAAGGAGTGCGCCGCCAAGGGCGCCAAGTTCGTCAAGGGCTGA